The following DNA comes from Lujinxingia sediminis.
GTGCTGTCGAGCCTGGATGACTGATTTTGGCCACCCTGGAAGAATCAAAGCCACGCCGGGTTCGGCGTGGCTTTTTTAATAGTAGGGGGCGTTGGGTGGTGATGGTAGGGTTTGGCGAGCATTTACGCTTAGCCGCGGACCGGCTCGCTGCGATGCCAGCGCTGGTCACTTTCCCAGAGGTTGATGGTGAGGTCGGTGGCACCAGCGTCTTCTTGCGCGACGCTGGCGAGGTGCTCGGCGTAGTTTTCGATGGGCTCTTCGTAGGCGACCATCAGGCGGAGAAGGCGGTCGTGGCCCGGGCTGATGTGTTGTTTGTTGCTTTCCCAGCGGGAGACGGTGGCTTTGCTGACGCCCATGCGGGCGGCGACGTCGGTGCCGGAGAGACCGAGGTGTTTCCGCAAGAAGCGGACCTGGGGGCCGCTGAGGCGCGCGCGCTGGCAGATGAGGGCGCGGGCGATGGTGCGGTTGAGCTCGGCGATGCGGGGGATGTCGACCTCGGAGGCGCCGCAGGAGGGGCAGGTGCGGTGGGTGACGCCGCGCAGCAGGGTGCCGGGGAGGGCGTGGTAGGGGACCTCGCCAGTGTGTTGGTTCATGGGGGCGTTGCATTCAAGGCAGTTCATGGGGGCTTCCAGGGGGAGATAAGGGTGGCGCATGGCTGGGGGTGATGCCTGGAGGTAGCGTC
Coding sequences within:
- a CDS encoding type II TA system antitoxin MqsA family protein; translation: MNCLECNAPMNQHTGEVPYHALPGTLLRGVTHRTCPSCGASEVDIPRIAELNRTIARALICQRARLSGPQVRFLRKHLGLSGTDVAARMGVSKATVSRWESNKQHISPGHDRLLRLMVAYEEPIENYAEHLASVAQEDAGATDLTINLWESDQRWHRSEPVRG